A genomic segment from Phragmites australis chromosome 6, lpPhrAust1.1, whole genome shotgun sequence encodes:
- the LOC133922147 gene encoding uncharacterized protein LOC133922147 — protein sequence MAGDRFEKGRTFERKKKQRSDPLSQKSSAPAQSEDSGSGHASGERVRKIAASGGIHIEEGIAAESSDRDLVTLCRTKSHAMRGRESARGKGQARVTAGRGRGTMPSTEERGKGAAQDSSSESEDNEEDQADEVIGPLKLHRPRRTASVVDAPKRTVNYMKNVSRVVSERLNNPYDFEKNVADYRFWNDFQADFYETVILAKKKPITPMQWIDWDYMARKNNPVFNEVIAACESKRVKDVMAFRYDWCEEVIAQFYATVWFEGCENPIMHWMTEGVRYRISFKGFAHYFHLDVRDTSRDQIHNENQLTLEEIGFMYLNHGRVEFGKLTGMRPFYRCLNSLFRLTLAPKSGDATTVQSISRNLLAAMSNDHAPFSVAYFLWEEIVFTSKSPIKSCGYAPYLMFIIERISKKTFVKEIKHEPYRMRPLNIQAPSPSPSPPHAPPSSRPFASRRAPPRGSSFIKSALKAIFKICTHNATEIKNQGARLKKMEDRQKQMYTSMNLQPPCSPIESDEAESAPFEVENPWAWYDEAQAAAESSQQQAQDDSSDGSEGREDVEDDDEEDGSSE from the coding sequence ATGGCCGGAGACCGTTTTGAGAAGGGTCGCActtttgagaggaagaagaaacaaagaagtgatcCCCTCTCTCAAAAATCAAGTGCTCCTGCCCAATCAGAAGATAGTGGAAGCGGCCATGCCAGTGGTGAAAGAGTTCGCAAAATAGCCGCAAGTGGTGGTATTCACATCGAGGAAGGCATAGCTGCTGAAAGTAGTGACAGGGACCTTGTGACCCTCTGCCGAACCAAATCTCATGCTATGCGAGGCAGAGAGTCTGCAAGGGGAAAGGGGCAAGCCAGAGTAACTgcaggaagaggtcgaggaACGATGCCTTctactgaagaaagaggcaaaggtgCTGCACAAGATAGCTCATCTGAATCCGAGGATAATGAAGAAGATCAagctgatgaagtcattggtCCCCTAAAGCTTCACAGACCTCGGAGGACagcttctgttgttgatgctccaaaaaggacagtaaactacatgaagaatgtatcaagggttgttagtgaaaggttaaacaacccatatgattttgagaagaatgttgccgaTTATCGTTTCTGGAATGACTTTCAGGCAGACTTTTATGAAACGGtaattttggccaagaagaagcctattactcccatgcaatggattgattgggattatatggccagGAAGAACAACCCAGTGTTCAACGAAGTGATTGCAGCCTGTGAGAGCAAAAGGGTGAAAGATGTTATGGCTTTCagatatgattggtgcgaggaggttattgcccaattctatgccacagtgtggtttgagggatgtgaaaatcccattatgcactggatgacagagggagtcagATACAGGATCAGTTTCAAAGGCTTCGCTCACTACTTCCATCTAGATGTCAGAGATACCTCCAGGGATCAGATTCACAATGAAAATCAACTGACActggaagaaattgggttcatgtatctaaatcatggacgagttgagttTGGGAAACTCACagggatgaggcctttctatcgtTGCTTGAATTCCCTATTCCGGCTCACCTTGGCACCCAAGAGTGGGGATGCAACTACAGTTCAAAGTATCTCCAGAAATCTCCTTGCAGCCATGTCAAATGATCATGCTCCGTTCAGTGTGGCTTACTTTCTATGGgaggaaattgtttttacatccaagtcacctataaaaagttgtggatatgccccttatctcatgtttatcattgaaaggATATCCAAAAAGACTTTTGTCAAGGAGATCAAGCATGAACCATACAGAATGAGGCCGTTGAACATTCaagctccatctccttctccatctcctcctcatgctcctcctagctcaagaccgtttgcctcgagacgtgctcctcctcgagggtcttccttcatcaagagtgctctcaaagcaattttcaagatttgcactcacaatgccactgaaatcaagaatcaaggtgctcgcttaaagaaaatggaggatcgtcagaaacaaatgtacacatccatgaatctccaacccccttgctctcctattgagtcagatgaagcggagagtgcaccgtttgaggttgagaacccttgggcatggtatgatgaagctcaagcagcagccgaaagctctcaacaacaagctcaagacgatTCCTCTGACGGCAGCGAAGGAAGAGAAGACGTGGAagacgatgatgaggaagatggtagcagcgagtag